A window of the Kosakonia radicincitans DSM 16656 genome harbors these coding sequences:
- the mukB gene encoding chromosome partition protein MukB: MIDRGKFRSLTLINWNGFFARTFDLDELVTTLSGGNGAGKSTTMAAFVTALIPDLTLLHFRNTTEAGATSGSRDKGLHGKLKAGVCYSVLDVINSRHQRVLVGVRLQQVAGRDRKVDIKPFAIQGLPTSVLPTQLLTETLNERQARVLSLQEVKDKLDAMEGVQFKQFNSITDYHALMFDLGIVARRLRSASDRSKFYRLIEASLYGGISSAITRSLRDYLLPENSGVRKAFQDMEAALRENRMTLEAIRVTQSDRDLFKHLISEATNYVAADYMRHANERRVHLDKALEFRRDLFTSRQQLATEQYKHVDMARELAEHAGAEGDLEADYQAASDHLNLVQTALRQQEKIERYESDLEELQIRLEEQHEVVAEAAERQEENEARAEAAELEVDELKNQLADYQQALDVQQTRAIQYNQALQALERAKDLCRLPDLTSETAAEWLETFQAKEQEATEKLLSLDQKLSVAQTAHSQFEQAYQLVAAINGPLARNEAWEVARELLRDGVNQRHLAEQVQPLRMRLNELEQRLREQQEAERLFAEFCKRQGKQYDVEELDNLHQELEAQIAALSDNVAAAGEQRLALRQELEQLQSRIQTLTKRAPVWLAAQSSLTQLSEQSGEAFESGQQVTEYLQQLLEREREAIVERDEVGARKRAVDDEIERLSQPGGAEDSRLNALAERFGGVLLSEIYDDVSIDDAPYYSALYGPSRHAIVVPDLSQVAEMLEGLEDCPEDLYLIEGDPQSFDDSVFAVDELEKAVVVKIADRQWRYSRFPTLPLFGRAARESRIESLHAEREELAERFATLSFDVQKTQRLHQAFSRFIGSHLAVAFEDDPEAEIRTLNSRRGELERAISNHENDNQQNRVQFEQAKEGVAQLNRLLPRVNLLADDTLADRVDEIQERLDEAQEAARFIQQFGNQLAKLEPVVSVLQSDPEQFEQLKADYAASQQVQRDARQQAFVLAEVVQRRAHFSYSDSAEMFNGNNDLNEKLRQRLEQAEAERTRAREAMRSHAAQFSQYNQVLASLKSSFDTKKELLNDLQKELQEIGVRADGGAEERARIRRDELHTQLSTNRARRNQLEKALTFCEAEMDNLTRKLRRLERDYHEMREQVVTAKAGWCAVMRMVKDNGVERRLHRRELAYLSADELRSMSDKALGALRLAVADNEHLRDVLRMSEDPKRPERKIQFFVAVYQHLRERIRQDIIRTDDPVEAIEQMEIELSRLTEELTSREQKLAISSRSVANIIRKTIQREQNRIRMLNQGLQSVSFGQVKSVRLNVNVRETHATLLTVLSEQHEQHQDLFNSNRLTFSEALAKLYQRLNPQIDMGQRTPQTIGEELLDYRNYLEMEVEVNRGSDGWLRAESGALSTGEAIGTGMSILVMVVQSWEDEARRLRGKDISPCRLLFLDEAARLDARSIATLFELCERLEMQLIIAAPENISPEKGTTYKLVRKVFQNHEHVHVVGLRGFAAQLPETLPGTADAS, encoded by the coding sequence ATGATCGATCGCGGTAAATTTCGTTCGCTAACGCTGATTAACTGGAACGGCTTTTTTGCCCGCACCTTTGACCTGGATGAGCTGGTTACCACGCTTTCCGGGGGGAACGGCGCCGGGAAATCCACCACCATGGCGGCGTTTGTTACGGCGCTGATCCCCGATCTGACGCTGCTGCACTTCCGTAACACCACCGAAGCGGGCGCGACCTCCGGCTCCCGTGATAAAGGGCTGCACGGTAAGCTGAAAGCCGGTGTCTGCTATTCGGTGCTGGATGTGATCAACTCCCGCCATCAGCGCGTGCTGGTGGGCGTGCGTCTGCAACAGGTCGCCGGGCGCGATCGTAAAGTGGATATTAAACCTTTCGCCATTCAGGGCTTGCCGACCTCCGTCCTGCCAACGCAGTTGCTGACTGAAACGCTGAACGAGCGCCAGGCGCGCGTACTGTCGTTACAGGAAGTGAAAGACAAACTGGATGCGATGGAAGGTGTGCAGTTTAAGCAGTTCAACTCCATCACTGATTACCACGCGCTGATGTTCGATCTGGGCATTGTCGCGCGTCGTCTGCGTTCCGCATCGGATCGCAGCAAATTCTATCGCCTGATCGAAGCCTCGCTGTACGGCGGGATTTCCAGCGCCATCACCCGTTCGCTGCGCGACTATCTGTTGCCGGAAAACAGCGGCGTGCGTAAAGCGTTCCAGGATATGGAAGCGGCGCTGCGCGAAAACCGAATGACGCTGGAAGCGATTCGCGTGACTCAGTCGGATCGCGATCTGTTCAAACATTTGATCAGCGAAGCCACCAACTATGTGGCAGCGGATTATATGCGCCACGCCAATGAGCGCCGCGTGCATCTGGATAAAGCGCTGGAGTTCCGCCGGGATCTGTTTACCTCGCGCCAGCAGCTGGCGACCGAGCAGTATAAGCATGTCGATATGGCGCGCGAACTGGCAGAGCATGCTGGTGCGGAAGGCGATCTGGAAGCCGATTACCAGGCGGCCAGCGATCACCTGAACCTGGTGCAAACGGCGCTGCGGCAGCAGGAAAAAATCGAGCGCTACGAATCGGATCTCGAAGAGTTACAGATTCGTCTCGAAGAGCAGCATGAAGTGGTGGCTGAAGCCGCCGAGCGCCAGGAAGAGAACGAAGCCCGCGCTGAAGCCGCCGAGCTGGAAGTGGATGAGCTGAAAAACCAGCTTGCCGATTACCAGCAGGCGCTGGATGTACAGCAAACCCGCGCTATCCAGTACAACCAGGCGTTGCAGGCGCTGGAGCGGGCAAAAGATCTGTGCCGTCTGCCGGATCTGACGTCGGAAACCGCTGCTGAATGGCTGGAAACTTTCCAGGCCAAAGAGCAGGAAGCGACCGAAAAACTGCTGTCGCTGGATCAGAAATTAAGCGTTGCGCAGACCGCGCACAGCCAGTTCGAGCAGGCTTATCAACTGGTGGCCGCCATCAACGGTCCGCTGGCGCGTAATGAAGCCTGGGAAGTGGCGCGCGAGTTGCTGCGCGATGGGGTAAATCAGCGCCATCTGGCTGAACAGGTGCAGCCGCTGCGCATGCGTCTGAACGAGCTGGAACAGCGTCTGCGCGAGCAGCAGGAAGCCGAGCGCCTGTTCGCCGAGTTCTGCAAGCGTCAGGGCAAACAGTATGACGTCGAAGAGCTGGATAACCTGCATCAGGAGCTGGAGGCGCAAATTGCTGCGCTTTCCGATAACGTTGCCGCTGCCGGTGAACAGCGTCTTGCGCTGCGCCAGGAGCTGGAACAACTGCAATCGCGCATTCAGACGCTAACCAAACGCGCGCCGGTATGGCTGGCGGCGCAGAGCAGCCTGACGCAACTGAGCGAGCAGAGCGGCGAAGCGTTCGAATCTGGCCAGCAAGTAACGGAATACCTGCAACAATTGCTGGAGCGTGAACGCGAAGCGATCGTTGAGCGTGATGAAGTTGGCGCGCGTAAACGTGCTGTTGATGATGAAATTGAACGTTTAAGCCAGCCTGGCGGCGCGGAAGATAGTCGTCTGAACGCGCTGGCGGAACGCTTCGGCGGTGTGTTGCTGTCGGAAATTTATGACGATGTCAGTATTGATGATGCGCCCTATTATTCAGCGCTGTATGGCCCGTCGCGTCACGCCATCGTGGTTCCTGATTTGTCGCAGGTGGCGGAGATGCTGGAAGGGCTGGAAGATTGCCCGGAAGATCTCTATCTGATTGAAGGGGATCCGCAATCCTTCGACGATAGCGTGTTCGCCGTCGACGAGCTGGAAAAAGCGGTGGTGGTGAAAATTGCCGATCGCCAGTGGCGTTATTCGCGTTTCCCGACGCTGCCGCTGTTTGGTCGTGCGGCGCGAGAAAGCCGTATCGAAAGCCTGCACGCCGAGCGTGAAGAGTTGGCCGAGCGTTTTGCGACGCTCTCTTTCGATGTGCAAAAAACGCAGCGTCTGCATCAGGCATTCAGCCGCTTTATCGGCAGCCATCTGGCGGTTGCCTTTGAGGACGATCCGGAAGCGGAAATCCGCACGCTCAACAGTCGCCGCGGCGAGCTGGAACGTGCTATCAGCAACCATGAAAATGACAACCAGCAAAACCGCGTGCAGTTTGAGCAGGCGAAAGAGGGCGTTGCCCAGCTTAACCGCCTGCTGCCGCGCGTGAATTTGCTGGCTGACGATACGCTGGCCGATCGTGTTGATGAAATACAGGAACGCCTGGACGAAGCGCAGGAAGCCGCGCGCTTTATTCAGCAGTTTGGCAACCAACTGGCAAAACTGGAACCGGTCGTTTCGGTACTGCAAAGCGACCCGGAACAGTTCGAGCAGTTAAAAGCCGATTATGCCGCATCCCAACAGGTGCAACGCGACGCTCGTCAGCAAGCGTTTGTGCTGGCGGAAGTGGTACAGCGCCGAGCGCACTTCAGCTACTCCGATTCGGCGGAGATGTTCAACGGCAATAACGATCTGAACGAGAAGCTGCGTCAGCGTCTGGAGCAGGCTGAAGCCGAACGTACCCGGGCGCGTGAAGCGATGCGCAGCCACGCCGCGCAGTTCAGCCAGTACAACCAGGTGCTGGCTTCACTGAAAAGTTCGTTTGATACCAAAAAAGAGCTGCTTAACGATCTGCAAAAAGAGTTGCAGGAGATCGGCGTGCGCGCCGACGGCGGCGCGGAAGAGCGGGCGCGTATTCGCCGTGATGAACTGCATACGCAACTTTCCACGAACCGTGCGCGTCGCAACCAACTGGAAAAAGCGCTCACCTTCTGTGAAGCGGAGATGGATAACCTGACCCGCAAACTGCGTCGCCTGGAGCGCGATTATCACGAAATGCGCGAGCAGGTGGTCACGGCAAAAGCGGGCTGGTGTGCGGTGATGCGCATGGTGAAAGACAATGGCGTCGAGCGCCGTCTGCACCGTCGCGAGCTGGCCTATCTCTCTGCTGACGAACTGCGATCCATGTCGGATAAAGCGCTGGGTGCGCTGCGTCTGGCGGTGGCGGATAACGAACATCTGCGCGATGTGCTGCGTATGTCGGAAGATCCGAAGCGTCCGGAACGTAAGATCCAGTTCTTTGTCGCGGTGTATCAGCATCTGCGCGAACGTATCCGTCAGGATATTATTCGCACTGACGATCCGGTTGAAGCGATCGAACAGATGGAGATCGAGCTGAGCCGTCTGACGGAAGAGCTGACCTCGCGCGAGCAGAAGCTGGCTATCAGCTCCCGCAGCGTAGCGAACATTATCCGCAAAACCATTCAGCGTGAGCAGAACCGTATTCGCATGCTGAACCAGGGGCTGCAAAGCGTTTCGTTTGGTCAGGTCAAAAGCGTGCGGCTGAACGTGAACGTGCGGGAAACCCACGCGACGTTGCTGACGGTGCTTTCTGAACAACATGAACAGCATCAGGATCTGTTTAACAGTAACCGCCTGACCTTCTCGGAAGCGCTGGCGAAACTCTATCAGCGTCTGAACCCGCAAATCGATATGGGCCAGCGGACGCCGCAAACCATCGGTGAAGAGCTGCTCGACTACCGCAACTATCTGGAGATGGAAGTGGAGGTTAACCGCGGTTCCGACGGCTGGCTGCGCGCGGAATCGGGCGCGCTGTCGACTGGTGAAGCGATCGGTACCGGGATGTCGATTCTGGTGATGGTGGTGCAGAGCTGGGAAGACGAAGCCCGTCGTCTGCGCGGCAAAGACATTTCACCGTGCCGACTGCTGTTCCTCGACGAAGCGGCGCGTCTTGATGCCCGCTCCATCGCAACGCTGTTTGAGCTGTGCGAACGTCTGGAGATGCAGCTGATTATCGCAGCACCGGAAAATATCAGTCCGGAAAAAGGCACCACCTACAAACTGGTGCGTAAAGTCTTCCAGAATCATGAGCATGTACACGTCGTGGGGCTGCGCGGTTTTGCCGCCCAACTGCCGGAAACGCTCCCTGGTACGGCGGATGCCTCTTAA
- the mukE gene encoding chromosome partition protein MukE: MSSTNIEQVMPVKLAQALANPLFPALDSALRSGRHIGLDELDNHAFLMDFQEYLEEFYARYNVELIRAPEGFFYLRPRSTTLIPRSVLSELDMMVGKILCYLYLSPERLANEGIFTQQELYDELLSLADEPKLLKLANNRSTGSDLDRQKLQEKVRSSLNRLRRLGMIWFMGNDSSKFRITESVFRFGADVRSGDDPREAQLRMIRDGEAMPVENHLQLNDEPEENQPDSSEEE, encoded by the coding sequence ATGTCATCGACAAATATTGAACAAGTGATGCCGGTTAAACTGGCGCAGGCGCTGGCTAACCCACTGTTTCCGGCGCTCGACAGCGCATTGCGCTCAGGACGGCATATCGGCCTTGACGAGCTGGATAATCACGCCTTTTTGATGGACTTTCAGGAGTATCTGGAAGAGTTTTACGCGCGTTACAACGTTGAGCTGATCCGTGCGCCGGAAGGTTTCTTCTATCTGCGCCCGCGCTCCACCACGCTGATCCCGCGTTCGGTGCTTTCCGAGCTGGATATGATGGTGGGTAAAATTCTCTGCTACCTGTACCTGAGTCCGGAGCGTCTGGCGAATGAAGGGATCTTCACGCAGCAGGAGTTGTATGACGAACTGCTGTCGCTGGCTGATGAACCGAAACTGTTGAAACTGGCCAACAACCGCTCAACCGGCTCCGATCTTGACCGGCAGAAGTTGCAGGAAAAGGTTCGCTCCTCGCTCAACCGTCTGCGTCGCCTTGGCATGATCTGGTTTATGGGCAATGACAGCAGCAAATTCCGCATCACGGAATCGGTGTTCCGCTTTGGCGCAGATGTCCGCTCCGGCGACGATCCGCGCGAAGCGCAACTGCGTATGATCCGCGATGGTGAAGCCATGCCAGTCGAAAACCACTTGCAGCTCAATGATGAGCCTGAAGAAAATCAGCCGGATAGCTCGGAGGAAGAGTAA
- the mukF gene encoding chromosome partition protein MukF: MSEFSQTVPELVAWARKNDFSISLPVDRLSFLLAIATLNGERLDGEMSEGELVDAFRHVSEAFEQTSETIIQRANNAINDMVRQRLLNRFTSELVEGNAIYRLTPLGIGITDYYIRQREFSTLRLSMQLSIVASELKRAADAAEEGGDEFHWHRNVFAPLKYSVAEIFDSIDLTQRLMDEQQQQVKDDIAQLLNKDWRAAISSCELLLSETSGTLRELQDTLDAAGDKLQANLLSIQDATVGRDDLEFLDQLVFNLQSKLDRIVSWGQQSIDLWIGYDRHVHKFIRTAIDMDKNRVFAQRLRQSVQSYFDAPWALTYANADRLLDMRDEEMALRDEEVTGELPPDLEFEEFNEIREQLAAMIEQQLAIYKTKGVPLDLGLVAREYLTQYPRVRHFDIARIVVDQAVRLGVAQADFTGLPPKWQPINDYGAKVQAHVIDKY; the protein is encoded by the coding sequence ATGAGTGAATTTTCCCAGACAGTCCCCGAACTGGTTGCCTGGGCCAGGAAAAATGATTTCTCCATCTCGCTGCCGGTCGACAGGCTCTCTTTTTTGCTGGCTATCGCCACGCTCAACGGTGAGCGTCTTGATGGCGAGATGAGCGAAGGTGAACTGGTGGACGCGTTTCGTCACGTCAGCGAGGCGTTTGAGCAAACCAGCGAAACTATCATTCAGCGCGCCAATAACGCTATCAATGACATGGTGCGTCAGCGTTTATTAAACCGCTTTACCAGCGAACTGGTGGAAGGCAATGCGATCTACCGCCTGACGCCGCTAGGCATCGGCATCACTGATTACTACATCCGCCAGCGTGAATTCTCCACGCTGCGTCTCTCTATGCAGTTGTCGATTGTGGCAAGCGAGCTAAAACGCGCTGCTGACGCGGCGGAAGAGGGCGGTGACGAATTTCACTGGCATCGCAACGTCTTTGCGCCGCTGAAATATTCGGTGGCGGAGATTTTCGACAGCATCGATTTGACCCAGCGCTTAATGGATGAACAGCAACAGCAGGTGAAAGATGATATCGCCCAGTTACTGAATAAAGACTGGCGGGCGGCCATTTCCAGCTGTGAACTTTTGCTGTCAGAAACCTCCGGTACACTGCGTGAATTGCAAGATACGCTGGATGCCGCCGGAGACAAACTTCAGGCGAATCTGCTGAGCATTCAGGATGCCACCGTCGGCCGCGACGATCTGGAGTTCCTCGATCAACTGGTGTTCAACCTGCAAAGCAAGCTGGATCGCATCGTGAGCTGGGGCCAGCAGTCGATCGATCTGTGGATCGGTTACGACCGCCACGTGCACAAATTTATCCGTACCGCTATCGATATGGATAAAAACCGTGTCTTCGCTCAGCGTCTGCGCCAGTCGGTGCAGTCTTATTTTGATGCGCCGTGGGCATTGACCTACGCCAACGCCGACAGGCTGTTGGATATGCGCGACGAAGAGATGGCGCTACGCGATGAAGAGGTAACCGGCGAACTGCCGCCGGATCTGGAATTTGAAGAGTTTAATGAAATCCGTGAGCAACTGGCGGCAATGATTGAGCAGCAACTGGCGATTTATAAAACCAAAGGTGTGCCGCTGGATCTTGGGCTGGTTGCCCGCGAATATCTGACGCAGTATCCGCGTGTCCGGCATTTCGACATCGCGCGTATTGTCGTCGATCAGGCGGTACGTCTTGGCGTAGCGCAAGCAGATTTCACCGGACTGCCGCCGAAATGGCAGCCGATTAATGATTACGGAGCCAAGGTACAGGCGCATGTCATCGACAAATATTGA